In Pseudomonas poae, a single genomic region encodes these proteins:
- a CDS encoding AlpA family transcriptional regulator, with the protein MRIIRLKDVMGSTGLGRSTIYKYISEGGFPRPISLGDRNVGWLESEIHEWILERVEQRDKLLG; encoded by the coding sequence ATGAGGATAATTCGCTTGAAAGATGTAATGGGATCGACGGGCTTGGGGCGGTCGACAATTTACAAGTATATATCCGAGGGAGGGTTCCCTCGGCCAATATCCTTGGGGGATAGGAATGTTGGTTGGCTGGAAAGTGAGATACATGAGTGGATTCTGGAGCGGGTAGAGCAGCGTGATAAGTTGTTGGGATAA
- a CDS encoding inovirus Gp2 family protein translates to MNRHPSNTNLILHNDSAFQGWPIQVDKGPFIQQYLSRLQQTMQCALAQYPRVFAFRFDLRFPTGIQLPGSVYTNQVIERFIESFKAKIAHNRSHARQLNKYAHDSKVRYVWARELGEHGKPHFHLAILLNRDAFTALGKLESGRDNMFNRLEGAWASALGLPVEAVRGLVEIPPNPYYHLHRDESVGQAEFFYRASYLCKSATKGFGDGHHGFGSSRI, encoded by the coding sequence ATGAATCGTCACCCTAGCAATACCAATCTTATCCTTCATAATGACAGCGCATTCCAAGGCTGGCCTATACAGGTGGATAAAGGCCCGTTCATTCAACAATACCTGAGTCGCCTTCAGCAGACGATGCAGTGTGCACTTGCTCAGTACCCTCGTGTATTTGCTTTCAGATTTGATCTACGGTTCCCTACCGGGATTCAGCTACCTGGCTCTGTCTACACGAACCAGGTCATTGAGCGATTTATCGAATCTTTTAAGGCCAAGATTGCACATAACCGTAGTCACGCTCGACAACTGAACAAGTACGCCCACGATAGCAAGGTCCGCTACGTCTGGGCGCGAGAGCTGGGGGAGCATGGCAAGCCTCACTTTCACCTAGCAATCCTGCTCAACCGGGATGCCTTCACTGCCTTGGGTAAGCTCGAATCAGGTAGGGACAACATGTTCAATCGTTTGGAGGGAGCATGGGCAAGTGCTTTAGGGTTGCCGGTAGAAGCTGTCAGAGGTTTAGTCGAGATCCCGCCGAATCCCTACTATCACTTGCATCGTGACGAATCAGTCGGACAGGCCGAGTTCTTCTATAGAGCTAGCTACCTCTGCAAGTCGGCTACGAAGGGCTTTGGTGATGGTCATCATGGCTTTGGGTCTAGTCGTATCTGA